One region of Rhizobium sp. WYJ-E13 genomic DNA includes:
- a CDS encoding adenylate/guanylate cyclase domain-containing protein encodes MTTVWATGIFSERMIRKARLGSGLVMFVFIILHMSNHALGLVSLTAADDARRLFLVIWRNPVGTILFYGSVLVHMTLVLRGLYMRRSLVMPKNEMAQIVLGLLIPLLLIDHVVGTRIVHALYNYTDNYETIVRTLWINAPDNGVRQTFALLAVWIHGCIGIHFWLRYRPWYDNSSSLLLAIAILLPVLALLGFVEMGRTLSDPSYIEQESGHYEETINTRYYDDPEAREQIATIRAVLYGSFSATLALVILARARRRLKERANQVAVHYPGGETVRVPRGFTVLEASRLGGLPHYSVCGGKGQCSTCRVQILDDYWTLPPPDKLEQTTLKRINAASDVRLACQLRPDKDLTVAPLLVPQTEASLPANSQETSPGREHEIAVLFCDMRHFTTLTETRLPFDVVFLLNRYFGIVGKAVEQAGGRLDKFIGDGAMALFGLNTTPEEACRQAVAAATAIVAEVEKLAAELSDELPLPLQIVIGIHAGPAVVGTMGYGRVRSLTAVGDTVNVASRLETAAKELNAAIVISEPVAMRAGIDAETVESCEINVRGRALPLKVYVVPREKAAEPLKEKQ; translated from the coding sequence ATGACGACGGTCTGGGCCACAGGGATTTTTTCGGAGCGGATGATCAGGAAGGCCAGGCTCGGTTCCGGCCTCGTCATGTTCGTCTTCATCATCCTGCATATGTCGAACCATGCATTGGGGCTCGTTTCGCTGACGGCAGCCGATGATGCACGTCGGTTGTTTCTGGTGATCTGGCGCAATCCGGTCGGCACGATCCTCTTCTATGGCTCAGTCCTTGTCCATATGACGCTGGTGCTGCGCGGGCTCTATATGCGCCGCAGCCTCGTCATGCCGAAGAACGAGATGGCGCAGATCGTTCTCGGCCTTTTGATCCCGCTGCTGCTCATCGACCATGTCGTCGGCACGCGTATCGTCCATGCACTTTACAACTATACCGACAATTACGAGACGATCGTTCGCACGCTCTGGATCAACGCACCTGATAACGGCGTGCGCCAGACTTTCGCGCTGCTCGCCGTCTGGATCCACGGCTGTATCGGCATACATTTCTGGCTGCGCTATCGGCCCTGGTACGACAATTCCTCATCGCTGCTTCTGGCGATCGCAATCCTTCTGCCGGTGCTGGCGCTGCTCGGTTTCGTCGAGATGGGCCGCACGCTGTCCGATCCCTCCTATATCGAGCAAGAATCCGGCCACTACGAAGAAACGATCAATACCCGCTATTACGATGATCCCGAGGCGCGCGAGCAAATCGCGACGATTCGCGCCGTGCTGTACGGCAGCTTCTCGGCAACGCTGGCCCTCGTCATTCTGGCACGGGCGCGCCGCAGGCTGAAAGAGCGGGCGAACCAGGTTGCGGTTCACTATCCCGGCGGCGAGACGGTGCGCGTGCCACGCGGCTTCACTGTGCTCGAAGCAAGCAGGCTTGGCGGCCTGCCGCATTATTCGGTCTGCGGCGGCAAGGGCCAGTGCTCCACCTGCCGTGTGCAGATCCTCGACGATTATTGGACCCTGCCGCCACCCGACAAGCTGGAGCAGACGACGCTGAAGCGTATCAATGCGGCATCCGACGTGCGCCTCGCCTGTCAGCTCCGCCCGGATAAGGACTTGACCGTCGCGCCGCTGCTCGTGCCGCAGACAGAGGCTTCCCTTCCCGCCAACAGCCAGGAAACCAGCCCCGGCCGCGAGCACGAGATCGCCGTGCTCTTCTGCGACATGCGCCATTTCACCACGCTGACCGAAACCCGCCTGCCCTTCGACGTCGTCTTCCTGCTCAACCGCTATTTCGGGATCGTCGGCAAGGCGGTGGAACAGGCCGGCGGACGGCTCGACAAATTCATCGGCGACGGCGCCATGGCACTCTTCGGCCTCAACACCACGCCTGAGGAAGCCTGCCGGCAGGCGGTAGCAGCCGCAACCGCGATTGTTGCCGAGGTAGAGAAGCTCGCTGCCGAACTTTCCGACGAACTGCCTCTGCCGCTGCAGATCGTCATCGGCATCCATGCCGGCCCGGCCGTCGTCGGCACGATGGGCTATGGGCGCGTGCGCAGCCTGACTGCCGTCGGCGATACGGTCAATGTGGCAAGCCGCCTGGAAACCGCGGCCAAGGAACTCAATGCCGCTATCGTCATTTCCGAGCCGGTCGCGATGCGCGCTGGCATCGATGCGGAAACGGTCGAAAGCTGCGAAATCAATGTGCGCGGCCGGGCACTCCCCTTGAAAGTCTATGTCGTTCCGAGAGAGAAAGCGGCCGAACCGCTCAAGGAAAAACAATAA
- a CDS encoding glycosyltransferase family 4 protein yields MRIAFYAPMKSPDHPVPSGDRLMARLLIRALQMAGHSVEVVSEFRVHAGSPEAAAEVLAKADGELERLRRKWRAEPRPELWFCYHPYYKSPDLLGAAIAEQFAIPYVTAEASYSRKRDGLGWAFFQKPVGDAIRQAAVNIAFTERDRKGLEDVFPEARIAGIKPFIDTALFEAITPAPDPQRLMTVAMMRAGDKMESYKMLATALSMIAERPWTLGIIGDGPLRAEVEALFAGFAPGRIDWLGQREPDEIAVLLAKGSIYVWPGCGEAYGLAYLEAQAAGLPVVAQKTAGVPAVVEADMTGLLTPDGDMKAYARAVAGLLDDRGLRDAMASAARRFVIDERSLAGAAKELDLILCNHAGAADDR; encoded by the coding sequence ATGCGGATCGCTTTTTACGCGCCGATGAAATCGCCTGATCATCCGGTGCCCTCGGGCGACCGGCTGATGGCGCGGCTGTTGATCCGGGCGCTGCAGATGGCTGGCCATTCTGTCGAGGTCGTGTCCGAATTCCGTGTCCATGCCGGCTCGCCGGAGGCGGCGGCTGAGGTTCTGGCGAAGGCGGATGGCGAACTCGAGCGGCTGCGGCGCAAATGGCGGGCGGAGCCGAGGCCGGAACTCTGGTTCTGCTATCATCCTTATTACAAATCCCCCGATCTCCTCGGCGCCGCGATCGCGGAGCAATTCGCCATTCCCTATGTCACGGCCGAAGCCTCCTACTCGCGCAAACGTGATGGGCTGGGCTGGGCGTTCTTCCAGAAACCGGTGGGGGACGCGATCCGTCAGGCGGCGGTCAATATCGCTTTCACCGAACGCGACCGGAAAGGACTGGAAGACGTCTTTCCCGAAGCGCGTATCGCCGGAATAAAGCCCTTCATCGACACAGCGCTCTTCGAGGCGATAACGCCCGCCCCCGATCCGCAACGCTTGATGACCGTGGCCATGATGCGGGCCGGCGACAAGATGGAGAGCTACAAGATGCTCGCCACGGCACTCTCCATGATCGCGGAGCGTCCATGGACACTCGGCATCATCGGTGACGGTCCGCTGCGGGCTGAGGTGGAGGCGCTGTTTGCCGGTTTTGCGCCCGGCCGTATCGACTGGCTCGGCCAAAGGGAGCCGGACGAGATTGCCGTACTGTTGGCGAAGGGCAGCATCTATGTCTGGCCGGGTTGCGGCGAAGCCTATGGACTTGCCTATCTCGAAGCGCAGGCGGCGGGCCTTCCTGTTGTGGCGCAGAAGACCGCCGGCGTGCCTGCCGTGGTGGAGGCCGATATGACCGGCCTATTGACGCCTGATGGCGATATGAAAGCCTATGCGCGGGCCGTTGCCGGACTGCTGGATGACCGGGGGCTCCGTGACGCTATGGCATCCGCGGCCCGCCGCTTCGTCATCGATGAGCGTTCGCTTGCCGGCGCGGCGAAAGAACTGGATTTGATCCTATGCAATCATGCGGGAGCAGCAGATGATCGATAG